GAGCGCATGGGCGGTCTTGAGAATCTCTTCTTCCTGCGCGAGCTGGCCGAAAGAATGGACACTGATTTCGGCGGCGTGTTGTCCGACCTGGAGGAACTGCGCCGGGCGCTGGTGCGCAAGGATGGCGCGGTGCTGAACCTGACCATGGACGAGAGCATGCTTGCCGCCCATGGCGAGCGCTTTCGGGAATTCGTGGCGGGTCTGCCGGGCGGGACGTTGGCTGACGCGGTCTGGCAGAGGCCGGATGCGGACGGGCACGAGGGGCTTATCATCCCGGCTCAGGTCAATTATGTCGGCAAGATCTGCGACCTGCACAGGGCCGGTTACTCCTTTCACGGATCGAGCCTGGTGGCGGTCAAGTACCTGCGCACGACCTGGCTGTGGGAGCAGGTGCGGGTCCTGGGCGGGGCGTACGGCGGCTTTTGCAACTTCGGCCGCCTCTCGGGGCTCATGAGTTTCGGCTCGTACCGCGACCCCAACGTCACCTCCACGCTGGCCGCCTTCGACGGGTGCGGCAAATTCCTGGAGACGGTCAATCTGGACCGTGGCGAGCTTTTGAAGGCCATCATCGGCACCTCGGGCGATCTCGATCCCTACCAGCTCCCCGACTCCAAGGGCTTCACCGCCTTGAGCCAGCATCTGGCCGGGGTGACCACAGAGACCCGCCAGCGCATCCGGGACGAGGTTCTGGCTACGGACGAGCGCCATTTCCGGGATTTCGGCGCGCTGCTGCGCGAGGTCGCTCAGGCGGGGCTGATCTGCGTGCTGGGCGGCGAGGATTCCCTGACCAAGGCTGCCTCCCAGGGCCTGGAACTCAAACGCAAGATCCGTCTGCTTTAACCGGATTTGTCCGGCCTGCCGCTGCAAGGCCGTGCGCTGCACATTCGCGGCGCATGGCCTTTTTTCATGCGCCGCGCGGACCTTGGCTTTTCGGCGCGGTGCATGCATGTTCCGGCCTGTGGATCAGGCCCTGCTGATATCGTACCCGGACCGTCACGGCGCGGGGCTATTGGCGGACGGGAGCGGGGGCGACGACATTTTGCGGCATGTGCCGTGATTTTAAAAAGGTTTTGATAAATTGCGGCGCCCATGGCATGCATGTGAAACGCAATGCTGCCGGAGAGTCGTCGGCGACACGGGTTTCAAGAACGCGGAGAATCTTGATGGATGATATGAAACAAGGCGGTTCCACATCCCCCTCGGATGAGCTGTTTTTTGCCGACGAGCAGGAGCAGGCTCCGTCACGGGACGTACCCGGCTGGAAGCTGCTCATCGTCGACGACGAGGAGGAAGTGCATGTCATCACCAGAATGGTGCTCGAAGGACTGACTTTTTCCGGCAAGGGCCTGACCTTTCTGAGCGCCTATTCCGCAGCGCAGGCACGGGAGTTTCTGCGCGGGAACGACGACATCGCCGTCATCCTCCTCGATGTGGTCATGGAGACAGGGCAGGCGGGACTGGAGCTTGTCGAATTCATACGCTCCGAGCTCGGCAACCGCGCCGTACGCATCATCCTGCGCACGGGCCAGCCCGGCCAGGCCCCGGAACGGGAGGTCATCACCCGCTACGACATCAACGACTACAAGCACAAGACGGAGCTCACTGCCCAGAAGCTCTTTTCTACCGTGACCACGGCCATCCGCTCGTATCGGGACCTGAACGTCATCGAGAAGAGCCGTCAGGGGCTGAACCTCATCATATCCTCCACCAAGGGGCTCTTCGAACAGCGCAACCTGGCGCTTTTTGCCCAGGGAGTCCTCGATCAGATGAGTTCCCTGTTGCGGGTCAACGAGGACTGCCTTTTCCTGCATTCCCCCTCGGGATTCGCGGCCACGGTGCAAAACGGCGACATCTCGGTGCTCGCGGGGACAGGGGAGTATGGTCACTGCGGGATGGAAGGGCTGACCTGTGAACTGGGCGACAACGTGAGGAATGTCCTGCAACAGGCACTGCGGCAGAGGACGGGAGTCTTCGGGGATGATTCCTTCGTGCAGTATTTCCGTTCCCGGCGCGGGTCCGAGAATCTGCTCTATTTCCGTCTGGACCGTTCCCTCAATCCTTTCGAGCGCAGGCTGGTGGAGGTTTTCTCCGGGAATGTGGCCATCGCGCTGGACAACATGCTGCTGAACACGGAGCTGCTGCACAGCCAGAAAGAGATTATCCTGACTCTTGGAGAGTGCGTCGAATCGCGCTCCAAGGAAACGGCGGGGCATGTACGCCGGGTCTCGGAATGTTGCAGGCTGCTGGCCTTTGAGCTTGGTTTCGACGCCCTGGAGGTGGACCTTGTGCGTCTGGCTTCGCCGATGCACGACGTGGGCAAGATCGGCATCCCCGATTCCATCCTGCTCAAGCCCGGCGCGCTGACCACGGAGGAATTCGAGACCATGAAGACCCACCCCCTGCTCGGCCACCAGATCCTGAAGGGTTCCAGCCGGCCCATCATGCAGGCCGCGGCGGTCATCGCCCATGAACATCATGAGCGCTGGAACGGATCGGGCTACCCCCGGGGCCTTGCCGGGCGGGATATTCACCCATATGGACGCCTTGTCTGTCTGGTCGATGTCTTCGATTCCCTGCTCTCGCGCAGGGTATACAAGGAGCCCTGGCCCCTTGATCAGGTGTGCGCCTTTATCCTCGCGGAGCGCGGGGAGATGTTCGATCCGCACATGGTCGATGTGATGATGCTGCAGCTCGACGCCCTTGTCGCCATCCGTCGGGAATTTCCCGACTGATTTCTCCAACTGGAGCTCTTTTCATGAAAAGCGAGCATGCGATGGAAGAAGTTCATTTTGCAGACGAAACTCCTCCCCTGAAGTCCGAGAGCGAAGGGATGTGGAAGGTCATGATCGTGGATGACGACGACTTCGTGCACAAGGTCACGGAGCTGACCCTTGGAGACTATCACTACCAGAACGCCCCCGTGCGCTATCTGCACGCCTATTCCGGCGCCGAGGCGCGGGCGCTCCTGCGGGAACATCCGGACACGGCCGTGATTCTGCTGGACGTGGTCATGGAGACGGAAAACGCCGGGCTGGAGTTTGCCCGGCACGTGCGCAAGGAGGCGAACAACTCCTTCGTGCGCATCATCCTGCGTACGGGCCAGCCGGGACAGGCCCCCGAACGCAAGGTCATCACCGAATACGACATCAACGATTACAAGCACAAGGCGGAGTTGAGCGAGCAACGCCTGTTCACGGCCATCACCGCGGCCATCCGCTCCTACCGGGATCTGCGCACCATTGAGCTTGGCCGCCTGGGATTGCAGGAGATCATCTGCGCCTCGGCGGCCCTGTTCTCGGCCAGTTCGCTGCCAGACTTCTTTGTCCTCGCGCTGGAGCATATCCTGCGTACCGGGCGCTGCGCCGGGCTATGCTGCCGGGAGAACGGCCTGGTGGCGCTGCGCTGCGACGAGCAGTTCGAAATCCTGGAGTCGCGCGGGCTGAGTGCCGGTCTCGACCACATCCCCGTTGCGCGCTTGCTGGAGCTGCACGATCGCGTGGGCAGGGAAGGGCGGGTGCTGGTGCTCGATCAGGAGTTTGCGGCCAGATTTTTCAATTCGCACACGGACCAGGACTTTTTTTTCTATGTCTCCTTTGGCCGTCCCTTGAATGAGACCGAGCAGGGCCTTTTGCACATTCTGGGCGGCAACATCGCCGTGGCCCTCAATAACCTTTTCCTGACCGAAGAGATCGTGGCCACGCAGCGCGAGGTTGTGCTCACCCTCGGCGAAGTGGTCGAGACCCGCTCCAAGGAGACGGCCCATCACGTCAAGCGCGTGGCCGAATATTCCTATGTTCTGGCGGTCAAGGCCGGGCTCTCGGAAGAGCGGGCGCATCTTCTGCGCATGGCCTCGCCCATGCACGACGTGGGCAAGATCGGCATTCCCGACTCCATCCTCTTCAAGCCCGGCAAGCTCACCGACGAGGAGTTTTCCATCATCAAGACGCACACGGTCATCGGTCACTCCATCCTGAAGGGCTCGCCGCGTCGCATCATGCGCACCGCCGCGACCATCGCCCTGCAGCATCACGAGCACTGGGACGGGGGCGGCTATCCGCACGGGCTGGCTGAGGACGAGACGCATATTTTCGGGCGCATCACGGCGCTGGCCGATGTCTTCGACGCACTCTCCTGCGACCGGGTTTACAAGAAGGCCTGGCCGCTGAGCGATGTCCTGGACTACCTGCGGGAGAAGAGGGGGCGGCAGTTCGATCCGTTCCTGGTGGACATTTTTCTGGAGAATCTGGACGAGATGCTGGCCATTCGTGCCACCTATCCGGACTAGTGGGTTTCATGGGGGGGAAGGTTTCATGACCGATCACGAACTGCGCGAAGACATCGTGTTTGCCGCCGAAGAAGACACGGGCGCGTCCCGATTTGAACGCAAGGCCTGGAAACTTCTGATCGTGGATGACGAAGAGGATGTGCACAGCATCACGCGCATGGTCCTTGACGGGTTCGAGTTCGAGGGCGCACGTCTTGAATTTCTGAGCGCTTACAGCGCTGATGAAGGCAGACAGGTCATGGCCCAAAATCCCGACATCGCGGTCATGCTTCTCGATGTGGTCATGGAAACGCCCCATGCGGGTCTCGATCTGGCCCGGCAGGTGCGCGAGGAGCTGGACAACCAGTTGGTGCGAATCATCCTGCGGACGGGGCAGCCCGGGCAGGCCCCGGAACGCCAGGTCATCATCAATTACGACATCAACGACTACAAGAGCAAATCCGAACTCACGGCCCAGAAACTTTTCACCGCCGTGACCACAGGCATCCGCTCATACCGTGATCTGCGGGCCATCGAATCCAGCCGTCAAGGACTCGAAGACATCATCGCCGCCTCGGCCGACCTGTTTCAGGCCGACAGCCTGGAGCTTTTTGCACGCGGGGTGCTGACCCAGATGACCTCGCTCCTGCATCTGGAGGACAGCTCCATGTATCTGGGCGATGCCTCGGGGTTCGCAGCCCGTGACAGGCTCGACGATTTCATCATCATTGCGGGCACCGGAGATTTTTCAAACCTTGAGTCCCGACTTGCGAGCGAAGTGCTCGATGCGGAGGAGATGGACCTGATCCGCCGGGCCGCGAGCGCGGACCAGTGTTTTTTCAGCCAGACCAGCTACGCGGGTTGCTTCGGCATGACCAGCGGGACCCGGCACGTGCTTTTCCTGCGCGTACTGCGCGAACTTACGCCTCTGGAACAGGATCTGGTGCAGGTTTTCGCCGCCAACGTGACCGTGGCCTTCGAGAACCTGCAGCTCAACCAGGAGATCGCACAGACGCACCGGGAGGTAATTTTTACCCTTGGCGAGGTTGTGGAGAATCGGGCCCTGTCCGGCGGAATGCACGTGCGCCGGGTGGCGGAGATGGCCTGGCTGCTGGGGCGTCACGCGGGGTTGTCCGTGGATGACTGCGATCTGCTGCGTTTGGCCATACCCATGCACGACGTGGGCAAGGTGGCCATTCCCGACAGCGTGCTCCTCAAGGCCGGCCCCCTGGACGAGGCCGAACGTGGGGTCATGGAGCAGCATCCGCGTCTGGGTTTCGACATTCTGAACAGATCCGGCAACCACATCATGCAGACTGCGGCCCGCGTTGCCCTCGAACACCAGGAGGCCTGGGACGGCAGCGGCTACCCGAGCGGCCTTGCGGGGGAGAGCATCCACATCTTCAGCCGCATCGCGCGGGTGGTCGATGTTCTGGACAGCCTGCTCAGCGCGCGCGTCTACAAGGAGGCCTGGAGCGTGTCCGACGCCCTGGCGTATATGCAGGACCAGCGCGCGCGCATCTTCGATCCGGCCCTGATCGACACCCTGTTTGCGCACAGGGACGAGTTTCTGGCCCTGCGGGATAATATTATCCTGCAGAGTCAGGATATTGAAATGCCTCCGACAAAAAAAAAGCCTTGACCGCCGCCTTCGGGTCATCTAGTAACCGCCTCTGTCCGGAGGGGTTCCCGAGTGGCCAAAGGGAACAGACTGTAAATCTGTCGTCGTACGACTTCGGAGGTTCAAATCCTCCCCCCTCCACCAGACGCCGACCCAACCCACCTCATGGTGGGTTTTTTTTTGCCCTACGCCCGGAGCGATGCTTCCAGGCAGGATACGCAGTCCTTGCGGAGCTGGCCGATTTTTCTTGCGAAAACCCTGCAGCTGTTTAAGAAAGAATGATGAACAAGCTTTCATCCCGGAGGTTTTCATGCGTAGTTCATATTCTTTTTTGTTTTTCGTACTCCTCTTGGTCTGCTGTTGGCCCACGCACCTTCTTGCCGCCACGGGACAAGCCTCCCCGGGCATCGATCCCCGCGCGTTTCACATGACGCTCACCAGCGTCCCCGAAGTGGTCGAGGCAGGCCAGCAGGTGGAAATAACCGTGCAGTTGACCGACGCCTACGGCGCACCCGTGACCGGGTTTGAGGTCGTGCGCGGGAAAAAGCTGCATCTGACCATCGTCCGGGAGGGCCTCGACAAGTTCATCCATGCTTTTCCGGAGCCGGGGCCGCTCGGGACCATGGTCACCGGCATGACCTTTCCGGAAGGGGGAACCTATTTGTTCCATGCCGACTTCACGCCTATGGACGGCAGTCCCGTGACTCTCATGACCGAATTACGCGTCGAAGGCGGGGGCTCCTCCGCGCCGTCGCTGGACCCGTATGTGCCGGGCATGGTGCAGACTTCCGAGATGCTGGCGAATGTCGGCGTTGAACCCGGCCTGGGCATGCACAGGATCAGTTTCACCCTGATGGACCTGAATGAAGAGCCCGTCGCGGATCTGGAAAATTTCCTCGGGGCCAGGGGCCATTTCATTGCCTTGAGCGCGGACGGCCACCAATACGTCCACGGCGAACCCGCCGCCGGGGACACGGCAAACCAGGTCGTCTTCGAAGCCCGCTTCCCCGGGCCTGGCATTTACAAGGGATGGGGCGAGTTCCAGCGCGCAGGAACGGTGCTGGTCGTGCCCGTGGTGATGCAGATCGATTGAGGTGACGGCGATGTTTTGCGAAGTATCGACCCGGCTTTCGTCACTTTTCCCTTGACGCTCGCCCGCACCTTGGATAGCTACGACTTCGCTGTTTTGGCCAGGATAGCTCAGTTGGTAGAGCAACTGATTCGTAATCAGTAGGTCGAGAGTTCAATTCTCTTTCCTGGCTCCAGTAAAAATAAGGACTTAGATGCAAAATCTAGGTCCTTTTTTTATTTTCTCCCCTCGGGGGCATGGGTTTGTCCCCCCATCTGTCCCCCAGTGGCCGTTTTCGCTTGCACTCTCAATCGTTTTCACGTGTTCCGCGCAGCTTGACGTTGGAAGGAAACCTTTCAGTGCCAAATAGGCCGCTAAAATTCGCGCCAAACAGTGTGCGCTTACGCCGCGCAGGCATTTCTGGGCTGATGCCTGACCGGAATTGCCGGATTGTTTGCGGTAGCGATGGTGTCGGAAATGCCGTCAAATACAACGTCGTCCGATTTACGGGAAGGCTACACTGCCAAGCATGCCTGTCGAGAGACGATTTGTCATGCGACGACCAGCCGTCTCTTTGTTCCCGGACCAGCCGTCCATCACTCCAGATGTCTGGCCTGCCTCTTTCCGGGGCTCTGCGTAGTTCTGGCCGTCAGGGAGCCGGGATGAATGGTCATGTTTTCCGAGATCACCATGGGTAGCGGCCGGCCTTTGACCTTGAGAAGGTCGGCTGCAATGGCGTTGGCCGCCTCCTCTCCGGACAGGCCAAGCTCCTCGGTCAGGTAGGCAAAAAGTAGCTCCGCCAGGCGTTTCAGGGCAATCTGCCAGGTGGACAGGGTCGCGCCGTAGAGCCATTTCGAGAAGCGCAGAAATCCGGCATGGACATCCTGGTCCGGCCACAGCAGGCGCACGCTGCCCTGGAAATTGCCGCTGTTGTGGAGCAGGTCCCAGAACCGGGCCATGCGCTTCAAGTCCTGCATGGCTGCAAAATCAATCAGATTGTTGGCCAGTATCTCGTACGGCGGATAGGGCAGATAGGTCATCCCGTGCACGGCATCGTGCCTGCCGAGGGTAGTGCCGGACAGTTTTTTCAGGACGCCCAGCTGGATTTCCGCCCTGGTCAGGCCGGCCAGGCGGTTCAGGTTGCGGCCGAAGCTGTCCACGCTTTCGCCCGGCAGCCCGATGATCAGGTCCACGTGCAGGTGGGCATTGGTCTCTTCTTCCAGAAAGCGCAGGTTGTCGGTGATCCTGTCCATGTCCAGCCGCCGGTTAATGGACGCGGCCACAGCCGCATTCAGGGTCTGGATGCCGACTTCCAGCTGCAGGGTGCCCGGAGGAAACTGAGCGAGCCTCTCCCGCAGGTCGGCCGGGAAATGCTCGGGCACGACTTCAAAATGGACCAAAAACGGCGGCTTCTGGCCCAGGAAAAAATCCAGGATCGGTCCGACCCGCTGCATGCTCAGGTTGAACGTGCGGTCGATGAACTTGAAGTTGCGCGCCCCCCGTTCCCACAGCGTGGCCAGTTCGCGCAGGAACCGGTCCGGATCGAAATAGCGGACCAGTTTGTCGATGGAGGACAGGCAGAATTCGCAGGAAAAGGGGCATCCCCTTGACGCTTCAACATAAATGACCCGGTGGGCAATGTCCTCGTCGGTGTACAGGGAGTAGGGCATGACAAGGCTGTCCGGGTCGGCTGGACTTGCCGCAATGATGCGGGGCGACTCGTTGCCGCCGGTCAGATGCGCGCAGCAGAGCTTATGAAACTGTTCCTCCCCTTCGCCGCAGATCACGTGGTCGGCCAGGGAGAAATCGAGCCGGTGCGGAAAATGGCTGACCTCCGGTCCGCCAAGAACAAGCAGCACCTCGGGCGCAAGGGATTTCAGGATGCGCACCAGCTGTTCGCACTCCTTCCCGTTCCAGATGTAGACGCCAAGGCCGATGATCCTGGGGCGGTGCGCAAGGATTTTTTCAGCAATATCGAGCAGCTGTTCCGAAATGGTGAATTCTTCGATTACGGCCCGGGGCGCAAGCTCACGCAGATTGGCATGCAGGTAGCGCAGTCCGATGCTGGGGTGGATATAGCGGGCACTGAGTGTGGCGAGAACGATATCGTACATATTTGGATATAAAACTGTCATCCGGCGGAGGAACGCTCCAGGACGACGTCGGTCCGTTATTTGAATTTGAAAATCATCGGGTTGCGTCAAGCTCGGCAACATTTCTGCTGCCGTGGGCTGGCTCCCGGCACTTGGCGGCCTGGAATGGGACCGTGCGGAACTCGCCGGAGGTCGCCGCTTAGGGCATAGTCCGTTTCCTGCGCGACCACCAGTCCGGGATTTCCATGATCATCGGCCGCAAGCCGGTATTCCGTCTGCGCGGTGTCATCTCCCCTGGTTTACCGCTGCCCCCGCCTCCCGCATCACGTTTCCCGCATCACGTTGCCCGTTCCCAGCCAATAACTGCTTTTGTTGACTTTGAGACCGTAATGCATACATATTTTGATTGTGTATTGATGCTTTCACGCAAGTCCGAGTTCCAAAACATGAGATAAATCCACAGGTTTGTGCCGTGAGTAGTAATTTACTGTCACCTGAAGAATTGGTTTTTTTCTCATTTCCCTCCTTGAATGCTTTGGGAAAAGCGGAATATTTTCGTTTGCGTCGAGTCTCTCCCGATCTGGACGAATTTCTCTTTCTTCTGCCTGTCGATTCCTGCATTGTGATTTGCACTTCTTGGCAGAGCGTGCGGAATTTTCTTGATGCGCTGGAAGCGCAGGCTCGCCGTGCAGGCCATCGGCTTGTGCTCGATGGCGGCGAGGAAGACTGGAAGTGCTGGTCTCAGGCGCGAAGCCATGTGCGCGCGGAGGCTGATTCAGGTGAAGAGGAGCGGATCGATCCGTCGGCAGCGGATCTTTTCCGGGGTGAAGCGGGCAGCGCATGCAAGGTTTGTATCGTTCATGCCGAGCATTCTTCGCAGCCGTTCACGGGCGATCATCAACGCCCGGTTCCGGTGCGGTCCGGGGAGCACAGGCCGCCCGTGGTGACCTTCACTCTCGTTCGTCCCCCCGTGTACCCCGGGATATTGAGCGCGCTCATGCTGTCTCCCGCCGTGATCATCGACTCGGCAGTCTATCTGCGTCCGGATCTGGCTTACGGAGCCGTCAGCTACGCCGAGGCAACGCTTCCGGCCGATTCGGTTCTTGACGGGTTTGTGGAGTATCACCGCCTGGCGCAGAAAAATGTATTCATGGAAGAAATTCTCAGCCATCTGGAAACCCCGGTACTGGCCGGGTACGCCGACGGGCGGATTCTGGGGGGAAACGAGGCTTTTCTGAGTCTTGGCGGTTATTCCCGGTATGATCTCGCGACACGCAACTGGGCCGTCGATCTGGCAAGCCTGGATTTTCAGGCCTTGCAGGAAAAAGTCCTGGCGTCCCTTCTGGAAACCGGCCGCACGCAAGAGCTTCATACGGAGCTGCAGACGTCCGCAGGAAAGTTCGTGCCCTGTCATGTCAGCGTTTTCCTGCACAAGGATGAAATGGGGTATCCGCTTTTTTTCTCCGCGCATTACCATCCGGTCGAGGATTCAAAGAGGCTGGAAAGTTCGGAATCAAGTTCCGGCCGGATTTTTTCCGACAGCCTGCAGTACGCCATGAAACGCTCGATTCGACATCCGGACTATGCTTTCGTGGTGCTGCTCATGGGTATCGACAATGTGGAGCAGGTTCTCCTGCAGGTCGAGGATCAGAAGTCCTTTCTTGAAATGCTTGCAAAGCGGACCGCAAAATGTCTGCGCACGCTCGATATTCCGGCATATCTGGATTCCGAAAAATTTCTCATGTTACTGGACAATGTCCCTGATGTCATCGGAGCCGTCCGCGTGGCCCAGCGTATCCAGGAGGAAACCGCAAGGCCGTTCAAGCTTGGCCAGAGCGAACTGCGGGTGACATGCAGCTTTGGCGTGGTCATGGCGCCCCGGGATTACACGGACGAAAAGGACATGCTGAAGGACGCCAGGGCCGCCCTCGACCGGGCGCTGCAGAGGGGTGAACGACAGATCGTGATTTTTGATGATCGGCAGAACAGCGAGGCCGTGCAGTTTTTGCGGATCGAGAGCGGCCTGCGCAGCGCGCTTCTGGAAAACGAAGTGTGTATGCATTACCAACCGATAGTGCACCTCGAAACCGGGGCAATCCATGGAGTCGAGGCCTACATGCGCTGGAATCACAAGCGAAAGGGGCTGTTGCGGGCTGAATGGTTTCTGCCGTTTGCGGAGCATAGCGACGTTGTGCTCGAACTCGAAGCGTGGGCGATTCAGAAAACCTGTTCAGCCTTGAAACGATTTCAGCAGGTCATGGGGGAGGATTTTTTTCTGGGCCTCAACGTTTCGCTCAGAAACGTCCTGCGCCATGGCTTCATCGAGGAA
The window above is part of the Deltaproteobacteria bacterium HGW-Deltaproteobacteria-18 genome. Proteins encoded here:
- a CDS encoding response regulator receiver protein, coding for MKSEHAMEEVHFADETPPLKSESEGMWKVMIVDDDDFVHKVTELTLGDYHYQNAPVRYLHAYSGAEARALLREHPDTAVILLDVVMETENAGLEFARHVRKEANNSFVRIILRTGQPGQAPERKVITEYDINDYKHKAELSEQRLFTAITAAIRSYRDLRTIELGRLGLQEIICASAALFSASSLPDFFVLALEHILRTGRCAGLCCRENGLVALRCDEQFEILESRGLSAGLDHIPVARLLELHDRVGREGRVLVLDQEFAARFFNSHTDQDFFFYVSFGRPLNETEQGLLHILGGNIAVALNNLFLTEEIVATQREVVLTLGEVVETRSKETAHHVKRVAEYSYVLAVKAGLSEERAHLLRMASPMHDVGKIGIPDSILFKPGKLTDEEFSIIKTHTVIGHSILKGSPRRIMRTAATIALQHHEHWDGGGYPHGLAEDETHIFGRITALADVFDALSCDRVYKKAWPLSDVLDYLREKRGRQFDPFLVDIFLENLDEMLAIRATYPD
- a CDS encoding response regulator receiver protein, with protein sequence MTDHELREDIVFAAEEDTGASRFERKAWKLLIVDDEEDVHSITRMVLDGFEFEGARLEFLSAYSADEGRQVMAQNPDIAVMLLDVVMETPHAGLDLARQVREELDNQLVRIILRTGQPGQAPERQVIINYDINDYKSKSELTAQKLFTAVTTGIRSYRDLRAIESSRQGLEDIIAASADLFQADSLELFARGVLTQMTSLLHLEDSSMYLGDASGFAARDRLDDFIIIAGTGDFSNLESRLASEVLDAEEMDLIRRAASADQCFFSQTSYAGCFGMTSGTRHVLFLRVLRELTPLEQDLVQVFAANVTVAFENLQLNQEIAQTHREVIFTLGEVVENRALSGGMHVRRVAEMAWLLGRHAGLSVDDCDLLRLAIPMHDVGKVAIPDSVLLKAGPLDEAERGVMEQHPRLGFDILNRSGNHIMQTAARVALEHQEAWDGSGYPSGLAGESIHIFSRIARVVDVLDSLLSARVYKEAWSVSDALAYMQDQRARIFDPALIDTLFAHRDEFLALRDNIILQSQDIEMPPTKKKP
- a CDS encoding B12-binding domain-containing radical SAM protein — protein: MYDIVLATLSARYIHPSIGLRYLHANLRELAPRAVIEEFTISEQLLDIAEKILAHRPRIIGLGVYIWNGKECEQLVRILKSLAPEVLLVLGGPEVSHFPHRLDFSLADHVICGEGEEQFHKLCCAHLTGGNESPRIIAASPADPDSLVMPYSLYTDEDIAHRVIYVEASRGCPFSCEFCLSSIDKLVRYFDPDRFLRELATLWERGARNFKFIDRTFNLSMQRVGPILDFFLGQKPPFLVHFEVVPEHFPADLRERLAQFPPGTLQLEVGIQTLNAAVAASINRRLDMDRITDNLRFLEEETNAHLHVDLIIGLPGESVDSFGRNLNRLAGLTRAEIQLGVLKKLSGTTLGRHDAVHGMTYLPYPPYEILANNLIDFAAMQDLKRMARFWDLLHNSGNFQGSVRLLWPDQDVHAGFLRFSKWLYGATLSTWQIALKRLAELLFAYLTEELGLSGEEAANAIAADLLKVKGRPLPMVISENMTIHPGSLTARTTQSPGKRQARHLE